One stretch of Hydrogenovibrio kuenenii DSM 12350 DNA includes these proteins:
- a CDS encoding SO_0444 family Cu/Zn efflux transporter produces the protein MFATFIQNLWQTLAISAPWLIFGLIIAGIIKAKVSNKWVAKHLSGNGSTPVIKGALIGAPLPLCSCSVIPVATQLHRSGASKGATAAFLVSTPETGVDSISLSYALLGPFMAVIRPISAVLSAIVTGLSISWFAKHNDTEAASNETVAASCCHEEAPKSSCCSTEKAEETDKEESCCGAEKQDDAPKMTLLQGVHYAFTQMLDDMKKWLFIGLVLSALVMTFIPNDFLLQYQNQWWIYLLVFVASFPVYICASASTPVAAGLMLAGLSPGATLIFMLAGPSTNVATLGILKQELGAQAMKLYVASLAVTSIALGVAVDWIAHDWQIDLHQQLMHHHEFLPGWVSAVSVIILFAFGIKAVRQKFLPTA, from the coding sequence ATGTTCGCGACTTTTATACAAAACCTATGGCAAACCCTTGCTATTTCAGCGCCCTGGCTGATATTCGGCTTGATTATTGCGGGTATTATCAAAGCCAAAGTGTCGAATAAATGGGTCGCCAAACATTTATCGGGCAACGGTAGCACCCCCGTCATTAAAGGTGCTTTAATTGGTGCGCCTTTGCCTTTGTGCTCTTGCTCGGTCATTCCTGTCGCCACCCAATTACATCGTTCGGGAGCTTCCAAAGGCGCAACTGCAGCCTTTTTGGTTTCCACCCCCGAAACTGGGGTTGATTCCATTTCTCTAAGCTATGCGCTACTGGGGCCATTTATGGCGGTCATTAGACCCATTTCTGCGGTTTTATCCGCTATTGTCACCGGGTTAAGCATTAGCTGGTTTGCAAAACACAATGATACAGAGGCCGCTTCCAATGAAACTGTTGCTGCCAGCTGTTGCCACGAAGAAGCCCCTAAAAGCAGTTGTTGCTCAACCGAGAAAGCAGAAGAAACAGACAAAGAAGAAAGTTGCTGTGGTGCGGAAAAACAAGACGACGCACCTAAAATGACGTTACTACAAGGTGTTCATTACGCCTTTACCCAAATGCTAGACGACATGAAAAAATGGTTATTCATCGGTCTGGTTTTATCGGCACTGGTGATGACTTTTATTCCCAACGACTTCTTGTTGCAGTACCAAAATCAATGGTGGATTTATCTACTGGTATTCGTCGCCAGTTTCCCGGTTTACATCTGTGCATCCGCTTCTACCCCGGTAGCAGCAGGGTTAATGTTGGCAGGCCTATCGCCGGGCGCCACCTTAATTTTTATGCTGGCAGGGCCTTCTACCAATGTAGCCACCCTCGGCATTCTAAAACAAGAACTGGGCGCACAAGCCATGAAACTTTATGTTGCCTCTCTTGCTGTCACCAGCATTGCTCTCGGAGTTGCGGTTGATTGGATAGCACATGATTGGCAAATCGACTTGCATCAACAACTTATGCATCACCATGAATTTCTGCCAGGCTGGGTCAGTGCTGTTAGCGTGATAATTCTATTTGCGTTTGGTATCAAGGCGGTTCGACAGAAATTCTTACCAACAGCTTAG
- a CDS encoding TSUP family transporter: protein MPELSIELIAFLFAIALLAGMIDTLAGGGGLLTLPALIVSGLPPLAALGTNKLQSTVGTGMATFMMLKHKKVTWRQVKWTMLSAFIGSTLGTIFIQFLDTAFLSWLIPLVLSIIAFYFLFAKAPHELNRPHKVSDKTYQRFVLPTIGAYDGMFGPGTGSFFSLAGVSLKGQGLLQATVTAKTLNFATNAASLIVFIFAGHVVWVLGSIMMLGQLFGAWLGSHFLFRINPTHLRYLVALMCLAMLIKYLISA from the coding sequence ATGCCCGAACTTTCGATTGAGCTCATTGCTTTTCTGTTCGCTATTGCACTACTGGCAGGCATGATTGATACACTGGCAGGCGGTGGTGGTTTATTAACTTTGCCTGCTTTAATCGTCAGTGGATTACCACCATTGGCGGCACTTGGTACCAATAAACTGCAAAGCACCGTTGGCACTGGCATGGCGACTTTTATGATGCTAAAGCACAAAAAAGTTACTTGGCGGCAAGTGAAATGGACGATGCTCTCAGCCTTTATCGGCTCAACGCTAGGTACTATTTTCATTCAATTTCTGGACACGGCTTTTTTGTCTTGGTTGATTCCACTGGTGTTATCGATCATTGCATTCTATTTTTTATTTGCCAAAGCGCCACATGAACTTAACCGCCCTCATAAAGTATCAGATAAAACCTACCAACGTTTTGTGCTACCGACTATCGGCGCTTATGACGGCATGTTTGGCCCCGGAACGGGTTCTTTTTTCAGTCTGGCGGGCGTGTCATTAAAAGGTCAAGGGTTGCTGCAAGCGACTGTCACTGCTAAAACACTCAATTTCGCTACCAATGCAGCCTCCTTAATCGTGTTTATTTTTGCAGGACATGTGGTCTGGGTTCTCGGTAGCATTATGATGCTGGGGCAACTCTTTGGTGCTTGGCTCGGCTCGCATTTTCTATTCCGTATCAACCCAACCCATTTACGTTATTTGGTTGCCCTAATGTGTTTGGCCATGCTCATAAAATATCTCATATCTGCATAA